A stretch of Glandiceps talaboti chromosome 18, keGlaTala1.1, whole genome shotgun sequence DNA encodes these proteins:
- the LOC144449395 gene encoding uncharacterized protein LOC144449395, translated as MASFLPSIKRRSGTFEVNDEQPHFSVAYMGSVPSDVKGGEECTKTLVDNLCTALKGQSLPKMTLNITTKGITMKGQRKGTDEFIPIYAITYGAADPVHKRVFSFIESRHQGNGRKFFCHACLCKDATSCRVLILYLMKAFNIAYDEYMRTNKRKTIKDKIGSGPGRRTRSDGDAAPRMCANTIGTQTMLALPPGMDTTTSAIVRVSDWLERCVYVSDSSQNGFHGYDDRRFSEFERREREYSNPAQLNPNFDFNTELKDPNIQTAIKGYASSLYSDPPPPYKEFEDDPDDVFEGTRDGTREGENQQATNRSS; from the coding sequence ATGGCGTCTTTTCTTCCCAGTATCAAACGACGTAGTGGTACGTTTGAGGTGAACGACGAACAACCACACTTTTCTGTTGCATACATGGGAAGTGTACCCTCTGATGTAAAAGGCGGGGAAGAATGTACCAAAACACTTGTAGATAACTTATGTACCGCCCTCAAGGGCCAGTCTCTGCCAAAAATGACATTGAACATCACAACAAAAGGGATTACAATGAAAGGACAAAGGAAAGGAACCGATGAATTTATCCCAATCTATGCTATAACTTATGGTGCGGCTGATCCTGTACACAAACGTGTCTTTTCGTTCATCGAAAGTAGACACCAAGGGAATGGACGGAAATTTTTCTGCCACGCCTGTCTATGCAAGGACGCCACCTCGTGCCGAGTCTTAATTTTGTATCTTATGAAAGCTTTCAATATTGCGTACGACGAATATATGAGAACCAACAAGCGCAAAACTATCAAAGACAAAATTGGAAGCGGTCCTGGTAGGCGCACTAGGAGTGATGGGGACGCCGCACCGAGAATGTGCGCAAACACCATCGGTACGCAGACGATGTTGGCCCTTCCGCCAGGTATGGATACGACTACATCCGCGATTGTTCGGGTGTCTGATTGGTTGGAAAGGTGTGTTTACGTCAGCGACTCATCACAGaatggtttccatggttacgACGATAGGCGTTTCTCAGAGTTTGAGAGAAGGGAGAGGGAGTATTCGAATCCTGCACAGCTAAACCCAAATTTCGATTTCAACACCGAGTTGAAAGACCCCAACATCCAAACAGCGATCAAAGGGTACGCTTCGTCGCTCTACTCGGATCCCCCGCCTCCGTACAAAGAATTCGAAGATGACCCGGATGATGTCTTTGAGGGGACACGAGACGGGACTAGAGAAGGCGAAAACCAGCAAGCAACAAATAGGTCTTCATAG
- the LOC144449089 gene encoding uncharacterized protein LOC144449089: MAFWRRRSQAFEPNPPETKYMVQYLGKMPANGKMGLECTMKPVELMYRTFKFNKGKNYQRLMIEVTNKGVSMNETGPTGHEILKDRFIPIYKLSFGAADPVHTRVFSFVRKNDDTESENPWECHAFLCETTSVAKALTLYLVKAFQKAADAWEAKHGGKSGHSKPRTMHITHEKGKLEHQTAEKKYQPPVSTVKITFNIDNVDEFDRVGDSPNKNGGQKDTVENNRAFAAALASRDTPEDGEGSDQEEKGNESTDKKTESTTANEENVKEGEVVAAFNPQVLLHPAPLSPAAASSSPSANKLRKQRSLEKEKSKSKLSQDNNPVETDTNEPTDDDSVTMRDHNGESEFSRAKKKSVRFSGSDSTIPEVQWADGDMGDDDVIEDNTGNTKKSKSSSKGFLNGIANLKFGKSKK; this comes from the coding sequence ATGGCGTTTTGGAGACGACGAAGCCAGGCTTTTGAGCCGAATCCCCCGGAAACTAAATATATGGTTCAATACTTAGGGAAGATGCCAGCTAATGGGAAGATGGGACTCGAATGTACCATGAAACCGGTGGAACTTATGTACAGAACATTTAAATTTAACAAAGGTAAAAATTATCAACGGCTCATGATCGAAGTGACAAACAAAGGTGTTTCGATGAATGAAACGGGGCCAACAGGACACGAAATTTTAAAGGATCGTTTTATACCAATCTATAAACTTTCTTTCGGAGCTGCCGACCCTGTACACACTCGTGTTTTTTCGTTCGTCAGGAAAAATGACGACACAGAAAGCGAGAATCCGTGGGAATGTCATGCATTTCTGTGTGAAACAACGTCCGTAGCAAAGGCGCTTACCCTGTATCTAGTGAAAGCGTTCCAAAAAGCTGCCGATGCTTGGGAAGCCAAACATGGCGGCAAAAGTGGACATTCGAAGCCAAGAACTATGCACATAACACACGAAAAGGGGAAATTAGAGCACCAGACGGCCGAAAAGAAATATCAACCGCCGGTATCTACTGTCAAGATAACGTTCAATATTGACAATGTCGACGAATTCGATCGAGTGGGAGACAGCCCAAACAAAAATGGCGGACAAAAGGACACTGTTGAAAACAATCGTGCATTTGCTGCTGCTTTGGCATCGCGGGACACACCTGAAGACGGAGAAGGATCAGACCAAGAAGAAAAGGGTAACGAGTCTACTGATAAAAAAACGGAGAGCACCACCGCGAACGAGGAAAATGTAAAAGAGGGTGAGGTGGTGGCGGCCTTCAACCCTCAGGTGTTACTACACCCAGCACCATTGTCACCTGCCGCTGCCAGTAGTAGCCCGTCGGCAAATAAACTCAGAAAACAAAGGAGTCTGGAAAAGGAAAAAAGTAAAAGTAAGCTAAGTCAGGATAATAACCCAGTGGAGACAGACACAAACGAACCTACAGACGATGATAGTGTTACTATGAGAGACCATAATGGCGAAAGTGAATTTTCCAGGGCGAAAAAGAAATCGGTTCGCTTCTCAGGATCTGATTCTACGATACCAGAAGTACAATGGGCGGATGGGGATATGGGGGACGATGACGTCATCGAAGATAATACAGGAAACACAAAAAAATCCAAGTCGTCATCAAAGGGATTTCTTAACGGAATTGCTAACTTGAAATTCGGAAAGAGTAAAAAGTAG